The Pseudomonas sp. R4-35-07 nucleotide sequence ATCCGACCGCCTTTTTCGGCCACGACGCGCAAGGCTCGCACTTTCCTGGGATTGGCGAGGCAGCCATTGGCTTTTTGCTGGAGCACCGCCAGATTGCCGGCGTGGGCATTGATACCCATGGCGTGGATTATGGGCAAAGCAGCACGTTTGCAATCAATCACGCGGTACTGGCCGAAAACGGGATTGTGTTGGAGTGCCTGACCCAGCTCGACCGACTTCCGGCTACTGGGGCAACTCTGGTTATCGGGGTATTGGCGCTTGAAGATGGCTCGGGGTCACCGGCCTCGGTGATGGCCTTTATTCCCTGACATCATCGCTGCCTACACCGACCGCCCACAGGTGACCGCGTGTAGGCCGGGCAACGCCGACGACCGTGGGAGGGGGTTGCTTCCGATGGCGTCAGTGGCTGCGCTTGGCTATAGACGGGAGAATGGGCAATCCAGAAAAGTCTGACGAGACAGCCGGACTATGCCTACTGACCATTCAGAAAGCAGAGAAAGCCCCCAGAAAAAAGCCGACGTTTCTATGGCCAGCAAGACCGATCCCTTTCATTTGCGGGACGTTTCCGAGAGAATCCCACGGCCTTGTTTCCGTCGGATTCGGTAGCTAGTCTCGCCCTGTCATCGAATGTTCGGTGACCGGACGTGCAAGTCCAATGGCAAGCAAGATCATAAATAAACCTACAGCCGATATGCCTGTTATGGCGGCTGTGCGTGGGAGGCCTTCGGGCCTGCTGGGTTTGGATCCTTGCCCCGGTCTTGCACACCTACGCACAGTTGCCACCCTATTCGCGTGCAAGCGAACGGTGTCGACTTCTTCCAGCAAGGAGTTTCACCATGGTCAAAGTCACCCCCGATCCACCCAGGTCCAAAGCCGACTTCCTCAGCGAAGACGCCCTGCTCCACCGTCGCGCCATCGACTACTACCTCAAAGCGTCCGCCCCGGATGCGCCCACTTTTATCCTGAATGACAACCTGAGCTTCGAAGATGCCCTGGCCCATGCGGCGGATCTGTTGCATTGCGCGGTGGAGACGGCACATGCCTCGGGAGAGGTGATGAAGGCGCCGCAGCGGGCGGTGATGCATTTGGTGGAGATGGCGAAGGGGGTGGTGGACCAGGCGTTGGAGTGCACGCAGGCTCGATAGGCGACGCATCACCAAATGTGGGAGGGGGCTTGCCCCCGATGGCAGTGGGTCAGCTACACATAAGCTGGCTGACCCACCGCTATCGGGGGCAAGCCCCCTCCCACATTTGGAGCTTCAGTGTTCTTGAAACCGCGCCCAGGCTCAGAACCCGCGATGCTTCTTCAAATGCTCATTGATCTTCGCCGCCGGCACTTTCTGCAAGGTGCACAGCAAGTCATGTGACAGCTCACGCAGGCCATGGGTCTGGCGCAGTTCCTGGGCCAGGTGCGCGGTGAGGTTGGCGGCCATTTCCGCATCCGCCAGCGCCCGGTGAGCCTTGCCGGTGTGGGGCAGTTGGGCGTAGATGTTGAGGGTGCCGAGCTTGTGATTTGGCGCCGAAGGCATCAACCGACGAGCCAGCAATAAAGAACAGGCGAATTTCTGCAGGCGGGTGCGGCGGATCAGGCTCAGTTCAAAGTCCCAGAACTTCTGGTCGAACGCGGCGTTGTGCGCCATCAATGGCGTGGTGCCGACGAACTCGTTGACCTCGTTCATCACCCGCTCGGCCGGCGGGGCGCTGCGCAGCATGGCGTTGCTGATGCCGGTGAGTTGTTCGATAAAGCCCGGCACGCGTACGCCGGCATTCATCAGGCTCTGGTAGCGGTCGACGATTTGCCCGCGCTCAAGGATGACCACGCCAATTTCCGTGGCCCGGCAGTGGCTGCTCGGGGTGATGCCGGTGGTTTCAAAGTCGATGACCGCTATACGTTCCAAACCTGTTCCAACTCCGTCTGACAATTGAGTGAGCCACTGCGCTTATTTAAGCAGCAACGCGCCTTCGATCGGCACGTAGCGGCTGGCGGCGCGTATCAGTGAGTTGGCCGTCAGCCCCGGCACGCCGTAGGCCACGGCCTGCACGCCATGCTTGTGGATGATGCGGTCGAGCAGCATGTCGAAATCGCCATCGCCGGAGGCCAGCACCACTTCGTCGACGTTCGCGGCGGCGTCCATGATGTCGATGGTGATGCCGACGTCCCAGTCGCCCTTGGCCGAGCCGTCACTGCGCTGGATGTAAGGCTTGAGCTTCACGGTAAAACCGAGGTTGCGCAGGATCTGCTGGAACTGCTGCTGTTTGCTGTCGCCACGGTCGATGGCGTAGGCGTACGCCTCCACGATCTGCCCATGGGCACTGATATCCGCCCACAGCGCGGCGTAGTTGAAATGGCAGCCATAGGCCTGGCGAACGGTGTAATAGAGGTTTTGCACATCGGCGAACACTGCAATTTTCTTCACCGCACTTCCTCAATGACCGCCAGGCGCCAGCGCCCGGAAAGGGTGCCAGTATGCCAGCCAAGGGAAGCTTTCCGGGAAAAAATCAGACCGGAGCGCCGTAGCGCCCCGGCCGGGCGTGTCAGACGAAGGAATCGTCATCGCCAAAAGCGGAGGAATCGTCGGAATAATCGCTGTCGGCGAAGCTGTCCGCGTTGTTGCTGCCCCAGCTGTCATTGCCTGCGAATTTCTGATCATCGTTGCCCCAACCACCCTGGTCACTGGCAGGCGCCGGTTGCTCGATGATCTCTTCCACCACCTGCGGCTGCTGGTTGTGGTGGAACAGGCTGCTGATGCCTTCGGCGAGCAACACACCACCGGCCACGCCGGCGGCGGTTTTCATCGCGCCACCGAGGAACCCGCTGCCCGCAGGCGCGGCGGCGGCCGGTGATTGCGGCTGTTGATAATTCTGTTGCGGTGCCGGCTGGTTGAAGCCTGGCCGCGCCGGTTCACGCCAACCGCCGCCCGCGTTGCTCGGCGCAGGCTGCGCATCCCGCGACCCGCCGCCAAAGATGCTCGAGAGAAACCCGCCACCACTCGCCGGGGCCGCTGGCGCGGACTTGGCGCGCTGCAGCTCTTCCTGCAATTGCTGGATCTGCTGGGCCTGCTGCTTGTTTTGCGCATCGAGGCTCTGCAGCGCGTGTTCCTGCACCAGCAGCGACTGGGTCATGTAGTAGCCGGCGGCCGGTTGACGAGTCATGTGTTCCTTGATCCGCGCTTCGGCCTGGGCGTCGCGGGGGGCTGAGTCCGTTTCGGCTTGCTGCAACCGTGAAAACAGTCCGTCGATCAGGGTTTGTTCTTCGCTGTTCATGGCGACCTCGTTAGATTGCCGGTAAAAATCAGGGTCCCGCCTGGCGTCAGGCAAGGTACGCCCTAGTTATGGGGCTGTTACCAATTGTTTCAATGGTCTTTACGCAAGGTTTACGTTTGCTTGCCCAGGCCCGCTATCGGTTAAAGTGTACCTCTGCTTTTTCGGCCTGTGATGACTCTGATGAATCCGCTAGACGTACTGCGCGACTCCTTCCGCTTCACCCAACGCAACCTGGGCGCCATCGTCCAGCTGTGCCTGCCGCTGGTAATCCTCGAAGCCCTGCTGCAACAAGTACTCGACCACACGCTGGGCCCGGATGCCTTCAGCGGTTACAGCGTGGTGGTGGGACTGCTGGTGTACCCGCTGTACACCGGCGCGCTGATCCTGTTTCTCGACGCGCGCACCCGTGGCGAGTCGCCACGCACCAAGGACGTGTGGGCCATGGCATTGGCGATGTGGCCGCGCTTCGCCCTGCTGACCGCCATGAGCACGCTGCTGATTCTGCTCGGGCTGTCGCTGTATTTCCTGCCGGGCCTGTGGCTGATGGTGGTGCTGGCGTTTGCCGAGTACCTGCTGGTTTTGCGCGGCATGTCGGCGCTTGAAGCGATGAAGGAAAGCCTGCGCCTGACCCGTGGGCACTTCTGGCGAATCCTGGTGTGCCTCTTGTGCGTGATGACCCCGCTGTGGCTGCTCAAGGGCGCGAGCGTGGCGGCCTATCCCGAACCCGCGCCATTGCTGGGGCTGTTGATGGACAGCGCCCACAGTTTCCTGCAGCTGTTCACCAGTGTGGTGCTGTTCCGTTTATTCATGTTGATCGGTGGCGACGCCGACGTGCGGTGATATGCTCCGTGCCCATCCTGAAACGCACATAAGCCGAGCCGATGACCCGTTTATTGCGCATCACCCTGTTGAGCCTGCTGTTGATTGCGGGCTTGCTGACGGCCCTGGTCTACAGCCTGACCTGGCGCCCCGTCGCCAAGGAAACCCTGCCCGTCAGCTGCGTCGCGCCGCGTGCGCCGACCCTGCTGCCGGGGCAGGCACTCAAAGTGATGACCTGGAATGTGCAATACCTGGCCGGCAAGAACTACGTGTTCTGGTACGACACCGCCGACGGCAGCGGCCCGGACGAGCGCCCCACGGTTGAAGACATGGCCTTCAGCCTTGACGAAGTGGCGCGGGTGATCCGCGACGAACAGCCCGACATCCTGCTGTTGCAGGAACTCGACGAAGGCGCAAAGCCCTCCCATTATCAGGACCAGCTGGCCCTGTTGCAGGAGCGCCTGGTCGACCTTTACCCCTGCAGCGCCCAGGCCTTCGACTGGAAAGCTGACTTTGTGCCCAACTTGCGTATCTTCGGCAGCGTCGGCCGCAAATTGGCGACCCTGAGCCGCTACCAGATCGAACACGCCGAGCGCCTGCAATTGCCGACCCCGCAGGCCAATTTCATCAGCCGCCAATTCCAGCCCAAGCCTGCCCTGTTGTTGACTTACCTGCCGCTGAGCGACGGCGGCCAACTGGCGGTGCTCAATACGCGCCTGGACGGCGGCATGCCTGGACGCAGCGCCGTGCGGGAGCAAGTGCAGGCCACCGTGAAGTTGTTGGATAAACTGGAAGGTCGTGGCACGCCCTGGGTGATTGGCGGGGATTTCAATGCGCTGCCGCTGGGCCAGTTCCTGCGCCTGGATGCGCAAAAACGCGGCCGATATTCGCCGGACAGTGAGCTGCATCTGCTGTGGGACAAATACCCGATGATCCCGAGCAACAGTGAATCCAGCGGGATCGACCGAGAGAAATGGCTGACGCACTTCCCCAACGATCCAAGCCTCGAAGGGCCGGACCGTACGCTGGATTACCTGTTCTACAGCGCGCGGATCAAGCGGGTGGCGGCCAAGGTAAGGCAGGGAGACACGTTGCGTATTTCCAACCATTTGCCGGTGATTGGCCGGTTCCTGCTGCCTGCCGCGCAATAACCCCCAGCTTTTCAACACCTAGACATGCAGCGGCTTAAGCCACTCAAGGCTGGCAACAGTGGTGCCGGATGGGCGGTATTCACAGCCGATCCACCCTGGGTAGCCACGCTGCTCCAGCGCCGCGAACAAGGCGGCAAAGTCCATGTTCCCGGTGCCCGGCTCATGACGCCCCGGGTTGTCGGCGATTTGTACATGGACGGTCCTGTCGTAAAACTGCGCCAGCACCCCGGCTGCGTCGCCGGTCAACAGCTGAGCATGGTAAAGATCCAGAATCAGTCCGACACTCGTAAAGGTTTCCAGCACCTGTTGGGCCTTGCTGAAGTCGGACATGTAATAGCCTGGCATCGCCTGCGGGCTGATCACTTCAATCAGCGTTCGCAAACCCTGATCTTCGAGGTACTTGACCGCGTATTCCAAGTTCCTTGCATAGGCAGGCGCGCTCTCATCCTGGGCCGTGGTCACGCCAGACATGATGTGCACATCCGGGCAGTTCAGCGCCTTCGCATAGCGGGCCGCCTCGCGCAGCCCATCGCGAAATTCCTGCTCCTTGCCCTGCAAGGCAGCGATGCCTTTGGTAACACCAGCCGGTGCTGCGAACTGAATCAACGGCAGGTTGTATTGGGCCAGGTGGTCGGCGAGCAGGCTCGCGTCGAATTCATAGGGCGATGGGAACTCCACCGCCCTGAAGCCGGCAGCGGCAGCGGCTTCGATGCGTTGCAGAAAAGGCAATTCGTTAAATTGAAAACCGAGGTGAGCATTGAATTTGAGCATGGGTAAATATCCATCCTGGGAATAAACAAATCATCAGCCTGGAGCCTCCTTCGCGGCTCCAGCGCCAAGCTATCGAAAGTGGTCAGTGCAAATACTCATGCTCTTCGTATGGTATTTTCCCACTCCAGTGCGGTGGGGGCATCTGCCCCGACGGGAACGGACTGAAGCTAACCATTCGGAATAAAACCTGTGATCAAGAAAGACCTCGCCCTGCAGTTGGCCCCACGCGTCATCGACATGGTTCGCGCCCGTTCGATGAAAGCCGGTGAGCCCTTGCGCGAGCAGACATTTGCGCAAGCGCTCGGGGTATCGCGCTCGCCTATCCGGCGGGTGTTTGCCTTGCTCGCCGAATGGGACCTTGCCATTCAGGAGCCTAATCGTGGCTACTTCCTCAAACAAGGTGCCGGGCAGATTCAGGAAGCCGCAGTCCCTTGCGCCAGCGATCCTTTCGAGGACTTTTACCTGCGTGTGGTCGACGACATCCTGAGCGGGGAAATACCTGCGCACTTTTTCGAAGCGCAGTTGTTGCGGCGTTACGAGGTGCCCCGGGGGCAGTTGCTCAAGGTGCTGAACAGGCTGGCCAGCGAAGCCATGGTGGAGCGTAAGCCGGGCCAAGGGTGGGGCCTCAAGGACTTCGTGCATAACACGCAGGCGCACATTCAAAGCTACCGTTTCCGAATGGCCATCGAACCGGCGGCGCTGCTTGAGCCCGGTTACCAGATCAATCACGCCGCGTTTGCCCAGGCCAGGCAACAGCAACAAGCCCTGATCGACGGTGAGATCCAGACGTTGTCTCGCGCGCAATTGTTCCAGGTGGGCGCCCAGTTTCACGAAATGATCGTGCAATGTTCCGGCAATGTGTTTTTCATCGACGCCATACGCCACCAGAATCAGCTCAGGCGCTTTATGGGCTACAAGGCCAACATCGATCGCACACGTCTGAAGGCGCAATGCCAGGAACACATCCATTTGCTCGACCTCATCGAGTCTGATCGGCGTGAAGAAGCCGCACAGTTTCTCTGGCGCCACCTGGATCAAGTCGGCCGACTCAAGACTGATCAGCGCGTCATGCCAGAAGATAGCCAAATCTAGAGCACTTCACTGACTGCCCATCAGTGCCGTTGCTTCGCCATCACCCCGTCCAATAACGGGCCAAGCAGCCTAACACAATTGCTTCCTCTCAAAACAAAATACAAAAAAATCACCAAACAGTTAATTTTTTCACCTTATATTGTATTTCATTACAACAATAGGCAATCATGCGCGCCGCTCGGACACGGATCCGTATCGAATCGCACAGGGATGGTACGTTTCTGAAAGAGCATGGATATTACGTCATCAAGCCTCAAGACCACTCTCTGGAAGCCTTTAGGGAGACCGCCGGCAAGTTCGGGCTGATTCAGTTTCATACCAAGTCCGATAAACATGGTGTGGTGGGCGGTGGAGAGCCAATCAACAAGGACTGGCAACGTTTCAAGGATGATTATCACGGCGAACTGTCGAGCGATTTTTTCCCGCATACCGATGGGACATTCTGGTAATGGATAACCTGCGGGTCCTGCATGCCCGGCATAAATTCATCGATGGCAACCAGCAGAGAAAAACAAGAAGGCTGTGGATCGCTGATGACGCAAGCACCACATTCAAAAATATCCTGGATCAGTCCCCAGTGCGCAGGGCCATGCAGCCCTTTGAGAACTACAATATTGCCCAGTCTGAAACCGCCGAACATTCTTTTATCGAGTACACCTGCGGCATCCACGCCCTATCGAGCAAGTCGCTGCTAAACGCGCGCAAGGAATTTGATAGCGCGTCTGAAGAGCTTTAAGTCCTTCAAGACACCCCATGCTGTGATTCCACGCTTTCAGGTAAACACCCCAGTCATCAAAAAGACTGGGGAGTTACTTACACTCAAGGCTTTCTAGGTTTGATCCGCGCCGTCGCTTCGGCCACCAGCGGATCATCCGGCCAATAATGTTTGGGGTATCGCCCTTTCAAATCCTTCTTTACCTCGGCATAAGTACTGCGCCAGAAGTTCGCCAGGTCCTGCGTCACTTGCACCGGCCGCCGCGCGGGCGACAACAGGTGCAACTTCACCACCTGGCGCCCGCCGGCAATCCGTGGCGTATCCGCCAGCCCGAACAGCTCCTGCAGGCGCACCGCCAGGATCGGCGGGTGTTCGCTGTAGTCCAGGCGTACTGATGAGCCAGACGGCACTTTCACATGCTGCGGCGCCAGTTCGTCGAGGCGCTGGGGCAGTGGCCAGGGCAGCAGGTTGTGCAGGTAGCTGGAAATATCCAGGTTGGCGAAATGGCTCAAGCGCGAGACTTTTCCCAGGTAGGGCATCAGCCAGTGTTCCAGGCCCGCGAGCAAAGCGCTGTCGCTGACGTCGGGCCATTCGCTGGTTTTGCCGGCATCGAGCTGGCGCAGCAGCAGGACGCGTGCCTGCCATTGGCGCAGCTCCGGTGTCCAGGGCAACAGCTCCAGGCCCTTGCGCCGGACCAGATCAACCAGGGCCTGGCTGCGTGTGGCCTCGTCGAGGCCGGTGAGCGCTTCACGACTGAGGACCAGCTCACCGACCTTGCGCTGGCGTTCGGCGCGCAACACGCCTTCGCGCTCGTCCCAGTCGAGCTGGTCGACGTTGCGCACTTGCTCGGCCAGCACCGTGTCGAACAGCGCCGGGTCGAAGGCCGCCGCCAGGTAGATGCGCTCTTCACGCTGGCCCTGGCGACTGCCCAGGTCGTCGATCACCAGCCAGGCGTGTTTCATCAAACTGTCAGCTTCGGCAAACAGTGCGGCGCGCCCATTGGCCAAACGGTATTCGGCGCCACCGGGGCGACGCTGTTGGGCGACGCGGTCCGGGTAAGCCAACGCCAGCAAGGCGCCAAGCCAACGCGGATGATCGGGATCGGCCACCGGTTGGGTGGCCTTGCCTCTTAAATAGCCGCGATATTGGCGGGCCAACTGCTTGGCCCGTTGCACACCACCCTGGGTACCACGGGCGCGCTCTTCGCCGGACAACAGCGCCAGGCGGCTGTGCAAGTCGGCACCGGCGCCGCGCAGGATATCGCGCTCACCCAACAACGCCGCGACATCGCAAGCCATCGCGGCGAGGCCCAGGTCCTGTCCGCGCAGCAGCAAGTGGGCAATACGCGGGTGGGCCGGCAATTCGGCCATCTTCTGGCCATGGGCGGTGAGTGTGTCGTCATTCAAGGCGCCGAGGCGCACGAGTAAATCCTGGGCCTGGGCGTAGGCGGCGGTCGGTGGCCGATCCAGCCACACCAACTGCGCGGGCGTGACGCCCCAGCGCGCCAGTTGCAAGGCCAGGCCGGCGAGGTCGGCGGCGAGAATTTCCGCGCTGCCATAGGCGGCCAGCCCTTCATGCTGGTCCTCGGACCACAGGCGATAACACACCCCCGGTTCCAACCGCCCTGCCCGGCCGGCACGCTGGGTGGCGCTGGCGCGGGAGATGCGCTGGGTGTCGAGGCGCGTCATGCCGCTGCCGGGGTCGAAGCGCGGCACCCGCGCCAGCCCGGCGTCGATGACCACGCGCACGCCGTTGATGGTCAGGCTGGTCTCGGCGATGTTGGTGGCCAGTACCACTTTGCGTTGACCGGCGGGCGCGGGGTCGATGGCGGCGCGTTGGGCATTGAGGTCGAGCTCGCCGTGCAGCGGGCACAGCAAAACGCTGGGGTGATCCCCCAAGGCGTCGGCCAGTTGTTGATGCACCCGGCGAATCTCCGCCTGCCCCGGCAGAAACACCAGCACGCTGCCGGTCTCGTCATGCAGGGCTTCGAGGATTGTCTGCACCACCCGCGGCTCGATAAATTCCCCCGCCTGATACGGCCGCCCCCAGCGCATCTGCACCGGGAACATGCGCCCTTCGCTGCGCAGGATCGGCGCATTATCCAGCAGCTCGGCCAGGCGCTCGCCTTCAAGGGTGGCGGACATCAGCAGGATTTTCAGCGGTTGGTCGTCGCGAAACAGCTCGCGGCCGTTGAGGCTCAGTGCCAGCGCCAGGTCGGCGTCGAGGCTGCGCTCGTGGAATTCGTCAAAGATCAGCAGGCCCACGCCGTCCAGCGCCGGGTCGTCCTGCAGGCGCCGGGTGAGGATGCCTTCGGTGACCACTTCTATGCGGGTAGTGGGGCCGACCTTGCTGTCGAGGCGAATGCGATAGCCGACCGTTTCACCGACCTTCTCGCCCAACTCGCTGGCCAGGCGCTCGGCAGCGGCCCGCGCGGCGAGGCGCCGGGGTTCGAGCATCAGGATGGTTTGCCCGGCAAGCCACGGCTCGTTCAACAAGGCCAGGGGCACGCGGGTGGTTTTACCGGCGCCGGGGGGCGCTTCCAGCACGGCTTCATGGCGAATCGCCAAGGCGTCACGCAGGGCGGGTAAAACGTCATCAATCGGCAACGAATTCATACTGGCTCCAAAGCAGAGCGGCGAGTATAACGGCGAACTGCCGGATGCTTGCGCGGGTCTGAATAACATCGTTCCCATACTGAGATCGTTCCCACGCTCTGCGTGGGAATACCGCCCGGAACGCTCCGCGTTCCAATACCTGCGCAAGTTGACGCAAAGCGTCACGGCATGCATTCCCACGCAGAGCGTGGGAACGATCAGGCAGTGCGATATAGTCATTTATCAATTGTGTTCAGGAGACTTTTTCATGCGTATCGCTTCCCGTGTCATTGGCGGCGTCTTGGCCGTCACCCTGCTGAGCCAACTCACCGCCTGCGGTTCGATTTTCTACCCGGATCGCCGTGGCCAGATCGACGGCAAGATCGACCCGGCGATTGCCGTGCTCGATGCGGTCGGCTTGCTGTTTTATGTGATCCCCGGCCTGATCGCGTTCGGCGTCGACTTCGCCACGGGGGCGATCTACTTCGAACCGGGCAAGACCGCCCAGGTCGCGCCGGAAAAACTGCAAGAAGCCATCGGCGCCGACGGCACGATCGACAACGCCAAGCTGCAAGGCATCATCCAGAAGGAAACCGGGCGCACCCTGCCGCTGGATGACCCACGCCTGATCCAATTCAAGGGCAGCGTGCAACAACTGGCGTCCCTGGGCCTGCAGCCTGCGGCATAAGGACAGCGCCATGACCAGCAGTCCCGAACACGCCAGGCTCCTGCGCCTGGCCACCCGCGCCTCGGTGGGCGTGGCCAGTGCGTTGATCATCACCAAGGCCATCGCCTGGTGGTTCAGTGGCTCGGTGGCCATGCTCGCCGGGTTGACCGACTCGCTGCTCGACGGCGTGACCTCGCTGCTCAATCTGCTGGCGGTGCACTATGCCCTGCGCCCCGCCGATGACGATCACCGTTACGGTCACGGCAAGGCGGAGTCGCTGTCGGGCATGGCCCAGGCGCTGTTTATCGGCGGCAGCGCAGCGTTGATCGCCTTCCAGGCCTACCAACGCTTGCAACACCCGGAGCCTGTAGGCGCGCCCTGGCTGAGCATCGGCGTAATCGTGTTTTCACTGGCGCTGACCGTGGCGTTGTTGATGCTGCAACACCGGGTGATCCGCGAAACCGGCTCCAACGCGGTGCGCGCCGATTCGCTGCATTACCGCTCCGACCTGATGCTCAACGGCAGCATCCTGGTGGCGCTGGTGCTCGCCGGTTTTGGCTTCCATCAGGTGGACGCCTGGTTCGGCCTGGGTATCGCCGCCTACATATTGTGGAGCGCCATCCAGATCGCCCGGGAAAGCTTTGCCGTATTGATGGACGAAGAACTACCGGCGGATATCAGCCAGCATATGCTCGACCTGGCCCGCAGCGTACCGGGCGTGCTGGGCGCCCATGACTTGCGCACGCGGGTTTCCGGCAACCACTGGTTCGTGCAGTTGCACCTGGAGTTGCCAGGTGAATTGACGCTGTCGGTGGCCCACGGCATCAGCGACCAAGCCGCCGATGCCATTCATCAGGCCTACCCGAAGGCCGAGGTGCTGGTGCACGCCGACCCGCAGGAAGTGGTCACCGGCGCCAGCGCTTAATACTGGACCTGATAGCCGCGACTGCTCAGGCAGTTGCCCTGGGCCTGGCGGTAGGTTTGCACCACCGCCGGGTCGGGGGCGTAGGTGGCGGTCTGCGGGTCAAAGCCGCTTTGCTGCGCGGCCCAGCGATAACAATCGTAACCGTCCTGCTGCACCTGAGCCGGGGATTGCCCGTTGGCCGGGTAGGCCACTACGTTATAGCCATTGCCTTGCGGCGCAGGCTGAGGCGCCGGCACCTGCGCCGGCGGTTCCACCACCACGTATTGCTGGGTGTTCTGTTCGTAGGAGTAGTAGGCGCCAGCCGCCAGGAACAATAGCGAACCGCCCACCCAAACTTCACGCGCGTAGTCCGGCAAATACTGCACCCGGATGCCATACGGTGGCCTCACCACCACATAGCGCGGGCCTTGCGGGCGATACCAGTAGCCGCCGGAATAGAAATAGTCTTGGCCACGGTAGGGCACGCGGTAATTGCGATCGGGGAACCGGTCGACGATATAGCCTGGACGATATTGCGGGCCCGCCCCCCAACCGTTGCCGTGCCCATCGGGACGCCCCGGCC carries:
- a CDS encoding DUF6515 family protein is translated as MKRIWRMAGVGLLVVSVGAQAVADERDNSPGQGQRPQGGGGQHERGPEGGGRPENNPPRPQNPHIDRGGQNGGGQWQGRPQANEQGRPQPQPQPSNNLPIQGRPDTVRQTQEPRQGYYRDIPRRNDDNRHWEAGGPGSRPGDHGRPGDNRWPGRPDGHGNGWGAGPQYRPGYIVDRFPDRNYRVPYRGQDYFYSGGYWYRPQGPRYVVVRPPYGIRVQYLPDYAREVWVGGSLLFLAAGAYYSYEQNTQQYVVVEPPAQVPAPQPAPQGNGYNVVAYPANGQSPAQVQQDGYDCYRWAAQQSGFDPQTATYAPDPAVVQTYRQAQGNCLSSRGYQVQY
- a CDS encoding cation diffusion facilitator family transporter, whose protein sequence is MTSSPEHARLLRLATRASVGVASALIITKAIAWWFSGSVAMLAGLTDSLLDGVTSLLNLLAVHYALRPADDDHRYGHGKAESLSGMAQALFIGGSAALIAFQAYQRLQHPEPVGAPWLSIGVIVFSLALTVALLMLQHRVIRETGSNAVRADSLHYRSDLMLNGSILVALVLAGFGFHQVDAWFGLGIAAYILWSAIQIARESFAVLMDEELPADISQHMLDLARSVPGVLGAHDLRTRVSGNHWFVQLHLELPGELTLSVAHGISDQAADAIHQAYPKAEVLVHADPQEVVTGASA